Proteins from one Desulfitobacterium chlororespirans DSM 11544 genomic window:
- a CDS encoding FAD-binding protein: MKNHMSRRNFLKGAATGALGMATVGLVGCGTSAVSGSAAGTASLPFEKTISWNAEYDVIVLGLGLAGGAAAMAAADQGAKVLIMEKASKGEDGGNSKYAGQGVLYVKPENRDGAIKYFQTIRGMYNTPGDDILEAFTDMIITNQDWMIKHGANALHFADAIGEFTDIPGYDLMDCWSIDATIHDGKLFNFVRNYGLKSDSIDVWFEVPAQAFIQDPETGIVHGVRTSVNGQEYNIRALNGIVLCTGGFENNIQMIQDYHQLPYAYAKGGLYNTGDGIKMAMDIGADLWHMSNIAGPDLNAIDPTTKRALGYAMMGYHPLLSTAFTCGTASIIVGADGTRFVDEGTIPGHGFIHFHGMKLRMPVSLPAYCVFDSTAINKTIYKVWDNQDKVKDGTIITADTLDELAAKLGLPEGSLSSTVTQYNEFCAKGQDVVFHKKAEYLVPFSGKGPYYGFEVYPTYTNTQGGPRRSAKGEIMNVAGKPIPHLYSAGECGSIWGDIYQGAGNLAECISFGRISGANAAAAKTDNLRESAITGTPVNFNTAAEADHTTAANEFIGTGNGIGGDVTVKMTVNDGKITSIDVLEHSETENIGGAALNKLVEQALTAQGPKIDGVSGATVTSDAFKAALTEAMTKAGI; the protein is encoded by the coding sequence ATGAAAAATCACATGTCACGCAGAAACTTTCTGAAGGGAGCCGCCACCGGCGCATTAGGGATGGCTACTGTCGGCCTTGTCGGGTGCGGTACTTCAGCAGTGTCGGGGAGCGCTGCCGGCACGGCTTCTCTTCCCTTCGAAAAAACAATATCATGGAATGCCGAATATGATGTCATCGTGCTCGGGCTCGGTTTAGCAGGGGGTGCAGCTGCTATGGCAGCCGCTGACCAAGGGGCAAAAGTTTTAATCATGGAGAAAGCGTCCAAGGGTGAAGACGGGGGCAACAGCAAATATGCCGGCCAAGGTGTTCTCTACGTCAAACCCGAAAACCGTGACGGTGCAATCAAGTATTTTCAAACTATCCGCGGGATGTACAATACCCCGGGCGACGATATCCTTGAAGCATTTACGGATATGATCATTACCAACCAGGACTGGATGATCAAACACGGCGCAAATGCTTTGCATTTTGCTGATGCTATCGGTGAATTCACTGATATTCCGGGGTATGACCTGATGGACTGCTGGTCTATTGACGCTACTATCCATGATGGTAAATTATTTAACTTTGTCCGTAACTATGGGCTTAAGAGTGATTCAATTGACGTATGGTTTGAGGTTCCTGCACAGGCTTTTATACAGGATCCTGAGACCGGAATTGTCCATGGCGTCAGGACTTCCGTAAACGGTCAGGAATACAATATCCGCGCTCTCAACGGTATCGTTCTCTGCACCGGCGGTTTTGAGAATAACATTCAGATGATCCAGGATTACCATCAATTGCCCTACGCATACGCCAAGGGTGGTCTTTACAATACCGGCGACGGAATCAAGATGGCTATGGATATCGGCGCAGACCTTTGGCACATGAGCAACATTGCCGGTCCCGACCTCAATGCGATCGATCCGACCACCAAGCGTGCTTTAGGCTACGCTATGATGGGATATCATCCGCTCCTCTCAACCGCGTTTACCTGTGGGACAGCAAGCATCATTGTCGGTGCGGACGGTACCCGCTTTGTGGATGAAGGCACGATTCCCGGACACGGCTTTATTCATTTCCATGGCATGAAACTCAGAATGCCTGTGTCTCTGCCGGCGTATTGCGTCTTTGACAGCACCGCCATCAATAAAACCATCTATAAAGTGTGGGATAATCAAGACAAGGTGAAGGACGGTACGATTATCACGGCGGACACCCTTGATGAACTTGCGGCCAAATTGGGGCTGCCCGAGGGCAGTCTATCTTCTACGGTCACACAATACAATGAATTTTGTGCCAAAGGCCAGGATGTTGTATTTCACAAGAAAGCCGAATACCTTGTTCCTTTCAGCGGGAAAGGTCCTTACTACGGGTTTGAAGTTTATCCTACTTACACCAATACACAAGGCGGCCCGCGGCGGAGTGCAAAAGGAGAAATTATGAATGTTGCCGGTAAACCTATTCCTCACCTCTACAGCGCCGGTGAGTGCGGTTCAATCTGGGGTGACATTTATCAAGGCGCCGGCAATCTGGCTGAATGCATTTCCTTTGGCCGTATCTCCGGTGCCAATGCAGCCGCCGCCAAAACAGACAACCTGCGTGAATCCGCAATAACCGGTACTCCTGTCAATTTCAATACTGCCGCAGAGGCTGATCATACTACGGCCGCTAATGAATTTATAGGAACCGGAAACGGTATCGGCGGAGACGTAACCGTAAAAATGACTGTAAATGATGGAAAGATAACCTCTATTGATGTATTAGAGCACAGCGAAACAGAAAACATCGGCGGTGCGGCTCTGAATAAGCTTGTAGAACAGGCCCTTACCGCTCAGGGGCCGAAAATCGATGGCGTATCAGGCGCAACCGTTACCAGCGACGCATTTAAAGCTGCATTGACGGAAGCTATGACCAAAGCAGGAATATAG
- a CDS encoding LysR family transcriptional regulator: MNNEHLRSFISIVDKGSINKAAEAKYISPQALLKQINALERDTGLQLLIRTPKGIIPTSVGREFYKGAQQMLALSQQVLSHCKEIDGNDVAIRILQVPFSLSMHKVYSVFAERHPKIQQQFITSSNKTNIENVLSGVADISEWAHLPQASLHGLEFIPLVRQHRVCLLAKTHPYAAKNMIRLSELADQRVVVNNLSWMPELAAAMEQEVPGFKFIEISCEIESVFNVCFANGIYLIPHCYTSYFAPLVSVPLDVPFQWDFGLIWRKSPSAAVEKFIKVAKEVCQNE, encoded by the coding sequence ATGAACAATGAACATTTGCGTTCCTTTATTTCGATTGTTGACAAAGGGAGTATTAACAAAGCAGCTGAGGCTAAATACATATCTCCCCAGGCATTACTCAAGCAAATCAATGCACTTGAGCGTGATACCGGTCTGCAATTGCTGATTCGGACGCCAAAGGGAATCATTCCCACATCAGTGGGCAGAGAGTTTTACAAAGGCGCTCAACAGATGCTGGCCTTGTCTCAGCAAGTTTTATCGCACTGTAAAGAAATTGACGGGAACGATGTGGCTATTCGCATATTGCAGGTACCGTTTTCTTTGTCCATGCACAAAGTCTACAGTGTTTTTGCCGAACGCCATCCGAAAATCCAACAGCAATTTATCACCTCCAGCAATAAGACTAATATTGAAAATGTCCTCTCCGGCGTCGCTGATATTTCTGAATGGGCACATTTACCCCAGGCATCTTTACACGGCTTGGAATTTATTCCCCTGGTGCGCCAACATAGAGTTTGCCTGCTGGCCAAAACACACCCTTATGCTGCCAAAAACATGATCCGCCTGTCGGAATTAGCGGATCAACGAGTTGTTGTGAACAATCTTAGCTGGATGCCTGAATTAGCAGCGGCTATGGAACAGGAAGTTCCCGGTTTTAAATTCATTGAAATCTCATGTGAAATCGAGAGCGTATTTAACGTTTGCTTTGCAAATGGCATTTACCTTATACCCCATTGCTATACCTCCTATTTTGCCCCACTTGTATCGGTTCCTCTTGATGTGCCTTTCCAGTGGGATTTTGGGCTTATCTGGCGTAAAAGCCCCTCGGCTGCTGTTGAGAAATTTATTAAAGTCGCCAAAGAAGTTTGCCAGAATGAATGA
- a CDS encoding MFS transporter, whose amino-acid sequence MINIRISLKEAIYLFTGWLTLFIIGTDLFVISPLLPSIAQEYEITPAVAGWLVTVFSLMYAMSAPLFGWLSDRKGRRLLIVCGLLSFGIANFLTAISQSLAMLITSRIFAGLSVASITPLVYAIIGDTALPERRGVWLSIVVSGHLTALWAGAPIGTLLGQFLGWRSVFISLTIIAALLSILNVRAWASINKAHPLEAQTKGSAIKIISAVSVTAFWAIAMYALYVFLGTGLVLENHFSPSELAASITAYGIGAVVGSLSSGRVTDKIGAKKVSIFSTAMLIGILALLGFFFTSGTLVYFLLFLWALIGYASFTSYQARLAEEFPETRGMALALNNTALYIGITLGSMMGGFIITKWGFFTLPFICSGAALISCLISAKRKI is encoded by the coding sequence GTGATTAATATTCGAATTAGCTTAAAAGAAGCCATTTATCTTTTTACAGGGTGGCTTACCTTATTTATCATTGGTACTGATTTGTTTGTAATATCTCCCTTGTTACCGTCTATTGCTCAGGAATATGAAATAACTCCTGCTGTTGCAGGATGGCTGGTTACTGTATTTTCACTAATGTATGCCATGAGTGCCCCGCTTTTTGGATGGCTTTCAGACCGCAAAGGCCGCCGTCTTTTGATTGTTTGCGGTTTATTATCCTTTGGCATAGCCAATTTTTTGACAGCCATTTCTCAATCGTTGGCCATGCTAATAACCAGCCGTATTTTTGCTGGTTTATCTGTTGCGTCAATAACCCCTTTAGTCTATGCAATTATTGGCGATACAGCATTACCTGAACGTAGGGGAGTATGGCTTTCTATTGTCGTATCAGGACATCTTACGGCTTTATGGGCAGGAGCACCGATCGGAACTCTGTTGGGACAATTTCTGGGGTGGCGTTCTGTTTTTATTAGTTTAACGATAATTGCTGCTTTACTGTCAATCTTAAACGTCAGAGCCTGGGCATCAATAAATAAAGCACATCCACTAGAAGCACAGACAAAAGGAAGTGCCATAAAAATTATTTCTGCTGTAAGTGTCACTGCTTTTTGGGCAATTGCCATGTATGCTCTTTATGTATTTCTCGGCACGGGATTAGTTTTAGAGAACCATTTTTCTCCAAGTGAACTTGCGGCTTCAATTACTGCCTATGGCATAGGAGCTGTGGTTGGCAGTCTGTCCAGTGGAAGAGTTACAGATAAAATTGGTGCTAAAAAGGTTTCCATATTCAGTACTGCCATGCTGATTGGCATACTTGCTTTATTGGGTTTTTTCTTTACATCGGGAACTTTGGTTTATTTTTTGTTGTTTTTGTGGGCACTGATTGGATATGCTTCCTTTACTTCATACCAAGCCCGTTTGGCGGAAGAATTTCCAGAAACTCGTGGTATGGCCCTTGCCTTAAATAACACAGCCTTATATATTGGGATTACCCTCGGCTCCATGATGGGCGGTTTTATTATTACAAAATGGGGGTTCTTTACTTTGCCATTTATCTGTAGCGGGGCAGCCTTAATAAGCTGCTTAATAAGCGCCAAAAGGAAAATATGA
- a CDS encoding MATE family efflux transporter, whose translation MNRNMEMRDEKIDKLLWKFSLPAIIGMLVNALYNIVDRIFVGQGVGYIGIAATTVAFPIMIINMATSMLIAIGATALISIRLGEQKKEEAEKIAGNATGLLILLPLLLTIVYLIFTDPILKLFGASAEVLPYARDFTHIIMLGSVSGSIAFGMNNFIRAEGNPRYAMLTQIIGAVLNVILNYTFIFKLGLGIKGSALASVCSQTVSALFVLGYYFTNRSTIKIHLRNLKPQPSIVFGILVIGFAPFAMQIANSIQQTILNKTLMVYGGDLALSAVGIIMSISTIIFMPIVGISQGAQPLIGFNYGAKQYDRIKETLKKSVLFSTILAVVGYVVIRIWPYQIIGLFSKDDVALTQLTVHAMLVFFALLPLIGIQILCSSYFQAVGKPLQSTLLNLSRQVLLFIPLLLILPNFWGIEGVWRTAPIADSLAVLITSTVILFEMKKLPKSVPIPQESV comes from the coding sequence ATGAATAGAAATATGGAAATGCGTGATGAAAAAATCGACAAACTTCTTTGGAAGTTCTCTTTGCCGGCGATTATCGGCATGCTGGTTAATGCCTTATACAATATCGTGGATCGGATCTTTGTCGGTCAGGGCGTCGGCTATATCGGAATTGCCGCCACCACGGTGGCCTTTCCGATTATGATTATCAATATGGCTACTTCGATGCTGATCGCTATTGGCGCCACGGCCCTGATCTCCATCCGACTGGGCGAACAGAAAAAAGAAGAAGCAGAAAAGATTGCCGGCAATGCTACCGGGCTGCTTATTCTGCTGCCCTTGCTACTCACCATTGTTTATCTCATATTTACCGACCCGATTTTGAAATTGTTCGGCGCCAGTGCGGAAGTGCTGCCTTATGCCCGGGATTTTACCCATATTATTATGCTGGGTTCAGTCTCCGGTTCTATTGCCTTTGGCATGAATAACTTTATTCGGGCGGAAGGAAATCCCCGCTATGCTATGCTCACTCAGATCATCGGTGCAGTCTTGAATGTCATTTTGAATTATACGTTCATTTTCAAATTGGGCTTGGGGATCAAGGGCTCAGCTTTGGCTTCCGTCTGCAGTCAAACCGTCTCAGCGCTTTTTGTCCTGGGGTATTACTTTACTAACCGGAGCACGATCAAAATTCACCTTAGAAACCTTAAACCCCAGCCATCTATCGTTTTCGGCATTCTGGTGATCGGCTTTGCTCCTTTCGCTATGCAAATTGCCAACAGTATTCAGCAAACGATTTTAAATAAGACCCTGATGGTCTACGGCGGTGATTTAGCCCTTTCGGCAGTAGGAATCATCATGAGCATCTCTACCATCATCTTTATGCCCATCGTCGGCATCAGCCAGGGTGCTCAGCCGCTTATCGGCTTTAACTACGGGGCCAAGCAGTATGACCGGATCAAAGAAACCTTGAAGAAATCCGTTCTTTTCAGCACCATCCTGGCCGTCGTCGGCTATGTGGTAATCCGGATCTGGCCCTATCAAATTATCGGTCTTTTCAGCAAAGATGATGTGGCTCTTACCCAGCTTACCGTTCATGCCATGTTGGTCTTCTTTGCGCTTTTGCCCCTGATCGGAATTCAAATTCTCTGCTCCAGTTATTTTCAGGCTGTGGGCAAGCCGCTTCAATCCACCTTGCTCAACTTATCCCGGCAGGTGCTGCTCTTCATTCCGCTGCTGCTGATTCTGCCGAATTTTTGGGGAATCGAAGGGGTATGGAGAACAGCTCCCATCGCTGATAGTTTAGCGGTCCTGATTACCTCCACCGTTATCCTTTTCGAGATGAAAAAGCTTCCCAAAAGCGTGCCAATTCCCCAGGAAAGTGTCTAA
- a CDS encoding DNA-3-methyladenine glycosylase yields MKRLGREFYNRDSLIVARELLGKVLVHEIGGQKVSARIVETEAYRGIEDKAAHSYSGKRTPRVEVMYGGPGFSYVFIVYGMHYCFNVVTREEGNPQAVLIRAAEPREGFELMAQNRFKKSYHQLNKSQILGLTNGPGKLCRALSIDKSLNGEDLCGSKLYVEEGNQESLSIVTAKRVGIDYAEEAKDYPWRFYIEDSKYVSVR; encoded by the coding sequence ATGAAACGATTAGGCAGAGAATTCTATAATAGAGATTCATTGATCGTCGCCAGAGAACTGCTGGGGAAGGTCCTCGTACACGAAATAGGAGGGCAAAAAGTTTCGGCAAGAATTGTTGAGACAGAAGCCTATAGAGGTATTGAAGATAAAGCGGCACATTCCTATAGCGGAAAAAGAACGCCAAGAGTAGAGGTGATGTATGGCGGGCCAGGGTTTTCTTATGTATTTATTGTCTACGGTATGCACTATTGCTTTAATGTGGTTACCAGAGAAGAAGGAAACCCGCAAGCTGTTTTGATCAGGGCGGCTGAACCAAGGGAAGGATTTGAGCTAATGGCCCAAAATCGGTTTAAAAAGTCATATCATCAGCTAAACAAGAGCCAAATACTTGGGCTGACGAATGGACCGGGGAAGTTATGCAGGGCCTTATCAATTGATAAAAGCTTAAATGGAGAAGATTTGTGCGGCAGTAAATTATATGTGGAAGAGGGAAACCAGGAAAGCTTGAGCATAGTAACTGCTAAACGGGTGGGAATTGATTACGCTGAGGAAGCTAAAGATTATCCCTGGAGATTTTATATAGAAGATAGCAAGTATGTTTCAGTGAGGTAA
- a CDS encoding class I SAM-dependent methyltransferase, with protein sequence MGNTDKFEMIADRYDTPERVEIAKVSSDAIREYLVEAKSKNAIDFGCGTGLVGMNLLNEFDSMLFLDTSQGMIEQIKQKIASSNLQKATTLCFDFEKDSFAGLHADYIFMAQVLLHIPDVGLVLSRLYEVLKEGGHLLIVDFDKNEKVVSDQVHNGFEQAELAELMAEIGYRKIQTRTFYTGAKLMGQEASLFILDGQKL encoded by the coding sequence ATGGGGAATACGGATAAGTTTGAAATGATAGCTGATAGATATGACACACCTGAAAGAGTCGAAATTGCCAAGGTATCATCAGATGCTATTCGTGAATATCTCGTTGAGGCTAAAAGCAAAAATGCTATTGATTTTGGGTGTGGAACCGGCCTTGTGGGCATGAACTTATTGAATGAGTTTGATTCGATGCTTTTTCTGGATACATCACAAGGCATGATTGAACAAATTAAGCAGAAAATAGCCAGTTCTAATCTACAGAAAGCAACCACATTATGCTTTGACTTTGAAAAAGACAGCTTTGCGGGCTTGCACGCCGACTATATTTTTATGGCTCAGGTGTTGCTTCATATCCCTGATGTTGGATTGGTTTTATCAAGATTGTATGAGGTACTAAAAGAAGGCGGACACTTATTGATCGTGGATTTTGATAAAAATGAAAAAGTAGTTTCCGATCAGGTTCATAACGGATTTGAGCAAGCAGAGCTGGCTGAGCTCATGGCTGAAATAGGCTACAGGAAGATTCAAACCAGGACTTTTTATACCGGAGCTAAATTAATGGGGCAGGAGGCATCTTTGTTTATCCTTGATGGGCAGAAACTCTAA
- a CDS encoding DUF4256 domain-containing protein yields the protein MTNSELIGLLKKRFEENMNRHNGLEWAVVQARLEESGEKLWSLSEMERTGGEPDVVAQDGVTGEYIFYDCSPETPSGRRNICYDGKGQEERNKKGIFPEGNAVDMAAAMGIELLTEEQYKELQRHGNFDLKTSSWLKTPSDIRKLGGAIFADRRYDHVFVYHNSAPSFYSSRAFRGCLRV from the coding sequence GTGACAAACAGCGAATTAATCGGACTACTAAAGAAACGCTTTGAGGAAAATATGAACCGGCATAACGGCCTTGAATGGGCTGTAGTGCAGGCAAGGTTGGAAGAGAGTGGGGAAAAACTTTGGTCACTCAGTGAAATGGAAAGAACCGGGGGTGAACCCGATGTCGTTGCTCAGGATGGAGTGACGGGTGAATACATTTTTTACGATTGTTCACCGGAAACGCCAAGCGGACGCAGGAATATTTGTTATGACGGTAAAGGCCAGGAAGAGAGAAACAAGAAAGGAATATTTCCGGAGGGCAATGCCGTTGATATGGCAGCGGCCATGGGCATTGAGCTGCTAACGGAAGAACAATACAAAGAGTTGCAGAGACACGGCAATTTCGATCTGAAGACGTCCAGCTGGCTGAAGACACCTTCCGACATTAGAAAGCTCGGCGGAGCTATCTTTGCTGACCGTCGCTACGACCATGTCTTCGTTTATCATAACAGTGCACCCTCCTTCTATAGCAGCAGGGCATTTCGTGGCTGCCTGAGGGTCTGA
- a CDS encoding D-alanyl-D-alanine carboxypeptidase family protein, with protein sequence MRLITVLFIALAMLLNFAVPVFGSPDKVPVPEISSEGAILIDITTGQTLFAKNPDHPYEPASTTKIMSALIALEKGNLNDLVTAGPSVLDQELTQGTRIYLEPGEQVTLENLLYALLLNSANDAAVAIAEHIGGDIQGFTDLMNAKAKEIGALNTSFKNPSGLSADGHLTTARDLAMIARFAYQNPVFRDYVKTKTKIIPRNRENIPTEMYNINEFIWTEPTVTGMKTGYTSSAGNTYVATAERDGRALLGVVLKSPSKTSIYTDMRKLFEYGFTNFENVVYKPKGTALSSLMVGDTPVNLILTDEIIHTREIGSTAPPDISLHVLPIASELKEIMKDQVLTSVQTVEEDRVLNSFALMADSSVIPPQPSSESKKSLNWVAPISLILLLFLYMVYRRVSYLRRHRSIERKMTAGRYRDRDLF encoded by the coding sequence TTGAGATTAATTACAGTACTATTCATAGCCCTGGCTATGCTACTAAACTTCGCAGTACCTGTCTTCGGCTCTCCAGATAAAGTTCCGGTTCCGGAAATAAGCAGCGAAGGTGCCATTTTAATTGATATTACCACAGGCCAGACCCTATTTGCCAAAAATCCCGATCATCCTTATGAACCGGCCAGCACTACCAAAATTATGAGCGCTCTCATTGCTCTGGAAAAAGGAAATCTAAATGATCTGGTGACCGCCGGTCCCTCCGTGCTGGATCAGGAATTGACCCAGGGAACACGTATCTATCTGGAACCAGGTGAGCAAGTGACCCTGGAAAATCTTCTCTATGCTTTGTTGCTTAACTCTGCTAACGACGCAGCGGTGGCAATTGCGGAGCATATTGGCGGCGATATCCAAGGCTTCACAGATTTGATGAACGCTAAGGCCAAAGAAATCGGAGCATTAAACACCTCTTTTAAGAATCCCAGCGGTTTAAGCGCGGACGGTCATCTAACTACAGCCCGGGATCTGGCAATGATTGCCCGTTTTGCTTATCAAAATCCTGTTTTCAGAGATTACGTCAAGACGAAGACAAAGATTATCCCTAGAAACAGAGAAAATATTCCCACGGAAATGTATAACATCAATGAGTTTATATGGACCGAGCCTACCGTAACCGGTATGAAAACCGGTTATACCTCTTCAGCCGGCAATACCTACGTCGCCACTGCTGAGAGAGATGGACGTGCCTTACTTGGCGTTGTTTTAAAGTCGCCAAGCAAGACAAGTATCTATACGGATATGAGAAAACTTTTTGAATATGGTTTTACCAACTTTGAAAATGTAGTCTATAAGCCCAAAGGCACAGCGCTTTCCAGTCTAATGGTAGGTGATACCCCCGTTAATCTCATTCTTACCGACGAGATAATCCATACCAGGGAGATTGGCAGTACCGCCCCCCCGGATATATCCCTTCATGTACTGCCGATTGCTTCCGAGCTCAAAGAAATAATGAAAGATCAGGTTCTAACCAGCGTCCAAACCGTAGAGGAGGATAGGGTTCTTAATTCCTTTGCCTTAATGGCCGACAGCAGCGTTATACCCCCGCAGCCGTCCAGTGAAAGTAAAAAGTCCTTAAACTGGGTGGCGCCAATTAGCTTAATCTTATTATTATTTCTCTATATGGTATATAGGAGAGTATCCTATCTAAGAAGACATCGAAGCATCGAGCGGAAAATGACAGCCGGAAGATACCGGGACAGGGATCTCTTTTAA
- a CDS encoding catalase yields the protein MENQQTNQKSLDLDAARVSHNKGYLTTNQGVGVSNTDDSLKAGKRGPTLMEDFIFREKVTHFDHERIPERVVHARGSGAHGYFQVYENLSHLTKAHFLSDPNLITPVFVRFSTVAGFRGSSDTVRDVRGFAVKFYTQEGNYDIVGNNMPVFFIQDAIKFPDLIHSLKPEPNNEMPQAASAHDTFWDFVVNTPETMHNVMWLMSPRAVPKSFRMMEGFGINTFRLVNAKGEFKFVKFHWKPVLGVHSLVWDEAQKVAGKDPDFNRRDLWETIAQGQTVEFELGIQVLKPDDEFRFDFDILDPTKLWPEELIPVQKIGKMTLNQNPDNFFAETEQVAFCPANVVPGIDFSNDPLLQGRLFSYLDTQLSRLGGPNFHQLPINRPLPKVNNNQRDGMHRMTIDEGQTSYYPNSLNKGEPHAARAGESHFEHYQEKVDGHVIRERSESFRDHYTQPAMFWNSMSDWERQHIIDAFRFELGKCKHKHTHQKLVDMLGNVDPQLAQKVAEGLGATPPANGANPTTASSPALSMANTAKSPKTRKVAVLLESGFDKAQFDALTATLIADGACFDVVSCKLGPVTAGDNCKVEGNQTYATTASVFYDAVYIPGGSHTEALKGSADVQGFLLDTFNHYKTIGLSGEASALLDLLPSGQKPAPGVVCEPAAAGNMEVYANNFLAALTTGRHFERNVH from the coding sequence ATGGAGAATCAGCAAACAAACCAGAAATCCTTAGATCTTGATGCCGCTCGGGTCAGTCATAACAAGGGGTATCTCACTACCAACCAGGGGGTCGGGGTTAGCAATACGGATGACTCTCTCAAAGCAGGCAAACGGGGCCCTACCCTCATGGAGGATTTTATCTTTCGGGAAAAGGTTACCCATTTTGACCATGAACGGATTCCCGAGCGGGTTGTTCACGCCCGGGGCTCAGGTGCCCATGGTTACTTCCAGGTTTACGAGAACCTGTCTCATCTGACCAAGGCTCATTTTCTCAGCGATCCCAATCTGATTACACCGGTCTTCGTCCGTTTTTCCACCGTTGCAGGATTTCGCGGCTCCTCGGATACCGTGCGGGATGTCCGTGGTTTTGCGGTTAAATTCTACACACAGGAAGGCAATTATGATATCGTGGGCAACAACATGCCGGTATTCTTTATCCAGGATGCTATTAAGTTCCCCGATCTCATCCATTCCCTAAAACCTGAGCCCAACAATGAGATGCCCCAGGCGGCCTCAGCCCACGACACCTTCTGGGACTTTGTGGTGAATACTCCGGAGACCATGCACAATGTCATGTGGCTGATGTCTCCCCGCGCTGTTCCCAAAAGTTTTCGCATGATGGAAGGCTTTGGCATCAACACCTTCCGTCTGGTCAACGCCAAAGGTGAATTTAAATTTGTAAAATTTCACTGGAAGCCTGTTCTGGGTGTCCATTCCCTGGTCTGGGATGAAGCCCAGAAGGTGGCCGGCAAGGATCCTGATTTCAACCGCAGGGACCTTTGGGAGACTATTGCACAGGGCCAGACCGTCGAATTTGAACTCGGCATTCAGGTGCTGAAACCGGATGATGAGTTCAGGTTTGATTTCGATATTCTGGATCCCACCAAGCTTTGGCCTGAGGAATTAATCCCCGTTCAGAAAATCGGCAAGATGACACTGAACCAGAACCCGGACAATTTTTTCGCCGAAACGGAACAGGTGGCTTTTTGTCCGGCCAATGTGGTACCCGGCATTGATTTCAGCAATGATCCTTTGCTCCAGGGTCGGTTGTTCTCCTATCTGGACACTCAGCTCTCCCGTCTGGGAGGTCCCAACTTCCACCAGCTTCCCATTAACCGCCCGCTGCCCAAGGTAAACAACAACCAACGGGACGGCATGCACCGCATGACCATTGACGAGGGGCAGACCAGCTACTACCCCAACTCCCTGAATAAGGGTGAGCCTCACGCCGCCCGCGCTGGGGAAAGTCACTTCGAACACTATCAGGAAAAAGTCGATGGCCATGTTATCCGGGAGCGCAGCGAGAGCTTCCGGGATCACTACACCCAACCGGCTATGTTTTGGAACAGTATGTCCGACTGGGAAAGACAACACATCATCGATGCTTTCCGGTTCGAGCTGGGCAAATGCAAGCATAAGCATACCCACCAAAAGCTTGTGGATATGCTGGGCAACGTGGATCCGCAGCTGGCCCAAAAGGTGGCGGAGGGCTTAGGGGCCACACCTCCAGCCAACGGGGCCAATCCCACCACGGCTTCTTCCCCCGCTCTCAGTATGGCTAATACCGCCAAGAGCCCGAAAACCAGAAAAGTGGCTGTCCTCCTTGAAAGCGGTTTCGATAAAGCTCAGTTTGATGCTCTTACCGCTACCCTTATTGCCGACGGTGCTTGTTTTGATGTGGTGTCCTGTAAGCTGGGACCGGTTACTGCCGGTGATAACTGCAAGGTAGAAGGCAACCAGACTTACGCTACCACAGCTTCTGTCTTTTACGATGCCGTTTATATCCCCGGCGGTTCCCACACTGAGGCCCTCAAAGGCTCGGCGGATGTGCAGGGTTTCCTCTTGGACACCTTTAACCATTATAAGACCATTGGTCTGAGCGGTGAGGCGTCGGCTCTGCTGGACCTGTTGCCTTCCGGACAAAAGCCGGCGCCAGGTGTCGTCTGCGAACCGGCCGCGGCCGGGAACATGGAAGTCTACGCCAATAACTTCCTGGCAGCACTCACAACGGGACGTCATTTCGAGCGGAATGTCCACTAA